The Mycolicibacterium doricum genome includes a region encoding these proteins:
- a CDS encoding ATP-dependent helicase has product MTAPDVESTTAEHTEPRTLLEPGRRGVVRLLGGPGTGKSTLLVDTAAEHIAAGVDPESVLLLTGSASLRSASRGAVTRRLLEGGTRQVVREPLVRTIHSYAFAVLRLAAQRSGDAPPRLITSAEQDGIIGELLAGDIEDGDRSAVAWPAALRPALTTAGFATELRDLMARCTERGVDPLALQRLGRLHRRPEWVAAGRFAQVYEHVMLLRSSVGMAAPKATTPALGAAELVGAALEALAVDADLLAAERSRISLLLVDDAQHLDPQAARLVRVLSAGADLTVFAGDPDQSVFGYRGADPALLRVQEGTAAVLTRSHRCAPAVARAIAGIARRLPGRRPTFTGNCDDDGDGSVVVRVAATAHAESALIADALRRAHLVDGVPWSEMAVIVRSLRRAGAPLARALTAAGVPVDLSTAAPLVEEPAARALLTVLEATADGLTGAQAEALLAGPVGRVDPVTMRQVRRALRRADGSQPPREFTDLLVEALTGPLPEVSAELQRPLRRVRSVLAAARHSVDHDLDPRHTLWRVWQRSRLQQRWLAASERGGTSGAQAHRDLDAVTTLFDVADQYVTRTAGASVRGFLDHVAALGLPSARRGERHDPRAVAVRSAHAALAGEWDFVVIASLQEGLWPNTIPRGGVLGTQRLVDVLDGVTDSASDAVSTRAPLLAEERRLLIAALGRARRRVLVTAVDSDSGAEAMLPSPFCQELAALATDQSNGPQAPVRAPRVLAPSALVGRLRAVVCAPDGTVEDADRRCAAAQLARLAAAGVAGADPSQWHAMTAPSTDEPLWSDDQQMVTLSPSTLQTLTDCPLRWLLERHGGRDGRDVRSAVGSLLHALVSESGKTESQLRSDLERVWDHLPYEAQWHAANELTRHRAMLSAFEQWRAQTRRELIEVGTEVDVDGVVCDVDGSGPAVRVRGRLDRLERDSAGRLVAVDIKTGKSPVTKDEAQRHAQLAMYQLAVAAGLLAEGDVPGGGKLVYLGKSGAAGPTEREQDALTPDAVAQWKHDLGEAAAATRGPRFVARINDSCAHCPVRSSCPAQSAGERA; this is encoded by the coding sequence ATGACCGCACCGGACGTCGAATCGACCACCGCCGAGCACACCGAGCCGCGCACGCTGCTCGAGCCCGGGCGGCGCGGCGTCGTGCGCCTGCTCGGGGGCCCCGGGACCGGGAAGTCGACCTTGCTCGTCGACACGGCCGCCGAGCATATCGCCGCCGGCGTCGATCCGGAATCGGTTCTACTTCTGACTGGTTCGGCGTCACTGCGGTCGGCCTCCCGTGGGGCGGTGACCCGCAGACTGCTCGAGGGCGGCACCCGCCAGGTGGTGCGCGAACCGCTGGTCCGCACCATCCACTCGTACGCGTTCGCAGTGCTGCGGCTGGCCGCCCAGCGCAGCGGCGATGCACCGCCACGCCTCATCACCAGCGCCGAACAGGACGGGATCATCGGCGAACTGCTCGCCGGTGACATCGAGGACGGCGACCGTTCGGCGGTCGCCTGGCCGGCCGCACTGCGCCCGGCGCTCACCACCGCCGGATTCGCCACCGAACTGCGCGACCTGATGGCCCGGTGCACCGAGCGCGGTGTCGATCCCCTTGCCCTGCAACGCCTGGGCCGGCTTCACCGCCGTCCGGAGTGGGTGGCAGCCGGCCGGTTCGCCCAGGTTTACGAGCACGTCATGCTGCTGCGTTCTTCGGTGGGTATGGCCGCACCAAAGGCGACGACGCCCGCGCTTGGGGCGGCCGAACTCGTCGGAGCGGCACTCGAGGCGCTGGCCGTGGACGCCGACCTGCTGGCGGCCGAACGCAGCCGCATCAGCCTGCTGCTGGTCGACGACGCCCAGCACCTCGACCCGCAGGCCGCCCGCCTGGTGCGGGTACTCTCCGCCGGCGCCGATTTGACAGTGTTCGCCGGGGACCCTGACCAATCGGTGTTCGGCTACCGAGGTGCCGATCCGGCGCTGCTGCGCGTGCAGGAGGGTACCGCGGCCGTGCTGACCCGGTCACACCGTTGCGCACCGGCGGTGGCGCGCGCGATCGCCGGTATCGCGCGGCGACTGCCGGGGCGGCGCCCCACGTTCACCGGCAACTGCGACGACGACGGCGACGGGTCGGTGGTGGTACGGGTCGCCGCGACGGCCCACGCCGAATCGGCCCTCATCGCCGATGCGCTGCGCCGTGCGCATCTTGTCGACGGGGTGCCGTGGTCCGAGATGGCCGTCATCGTGCGTTCGCTGCGGCGGGCCGGTGCGCCGCTGGCTCGTGCGCTGACCGCCGCCGGGGTGCCGGTCGATCTGTCCACGGCGGCACCGCTGGTCGAGGAGCCGGCCGCGCGCGCCCTGCTGACCGTGCTCGAGGCCACCGCCGACGGTCTGACCGGCGCCCAGGCCGAGGCGCTGCTCGCCGGCCCGGTCGGCCGGGTGGACCCGGTCACCATGCGCCAGGTCCGCCGCGCGTTGCGGCGCGCCGACGGCAGCCAACCGCCGCGGGAGTTCACCGACCTGCTCGTCGAAGCACTCACCGGACCGCTACCGGAGGTGTCGGCGGAACTGCAGCGACCGTTGCGACGGGTGCGGTCCGTGCTGGCGGCCGCCCGCCACAGCGTCGACCACGACCTCGACCCGCGGCACACGCTGTGGCGGGTCTGGCAGCGCAGCCGGCTGCAGCAGCGTTGGCTCGCGGCCAGCGAACGCGGCGGTACCTCCGGCGCACAGGCCCACCGCGATCTGGACGCCGTCACCACCCTGTTCGACGTCGCCGACCAGTACGTCACCCGCACCGCGGGCGCGTCGGTCCGGGGCTTCCTCGACCACGTCGCCGCACTCGGCCTGCCCTCCGCACGCCGCGGCGAGCGCCACGACCCGCGGGCCGTCGCGGTGCGGAGCGCCCACGCCGCCTTGGCCGGTGAATGGGACTTCGTCGTGATCGCCAGCCTGCAGGAAGGGCTGTGGCCGAATACGATCCCGCGCGGTGGCGTCCTGGGCACCCAGCGCCTGGTCGACGTACTCGACGGTGTGACCGATTCGGCCTCCGACGCGGTGTCGACGCGCGCACCGCTGCTCGCGGAGGAACGCCGGCTCCTGATCGCCGCACTCGGCCGCGCCCGGCGCCGGGTCCTGGTGACCGCCGTCGACAGCGACTCCGGCGCCGAAGCGATGCTTCCGTCGCCCTTCTGCCAGGAACTTGCCGCGCTGGCCACCGATCAAAGTAACGGTCCGCAGGCCCCTGTCCGTGCGCCGCGCGTGCTGGCGCCTTCCGCGCTGGTTGGGCGGCTGCGCGCGGTGGTGTGCGCACCCGACGGCACGGTCGAGGATGCGGACCGCCGATGTGCGGCCGCCCAACTCGCGCGGCTCGCCGCCGCTGGCGTTGCCGGCGCGGATCCCAGCCAGTGGCACGCCATGACGGCACCGTCCACCGACGAACCGCTGTGGAGCGACGACCAGCAGATGGTCACGTTGTCACCGTCGACGTTGCAGACCCTCACCGACTGCCCGCTGCGCTGGTTGCTCGAACGCCACGGCGGGCGCGACGGCCGCGATGTTCGGTCCGCGGTCGGATCTCTGCTGCACGCCCTGGTGTCCGAATCGGGCAAGACCGAAAGCCAGCTGCGCAGCGACCTCGAACGGGTTTGGGACCACCTGCCGTACGAGGCGCAGTGGCACGCCGCCAACGAGCTGACCCGCCACCGGGCCATGCTGTCGGCGTTCGAGCAGTGGCGCGCTCAGACCCGCCGGGAGCTGATCGAGGTCGGCACCGAGGTCGACGTCGACGGTGTCGTCTGCGACGTCGACGGAAGCGGGCCAGCGGTCCGGGTGCGCGGCCGCCTCGACCGGTTGGAGCGCGACAGCGCCGGCCGGCTGGTGGCCGTGGACATCAAGACGGGCAAGAGCCCGGTCACCAAGGACGAAGCCCAACGGCACGCGCAGCTGGCGATGTACCAGCTCGCCGTTGCCGCAGGCCTGCTAGCCGAAGGCGATGTGCCCGGCGGCGGCAAGCTGGTGTACCTCGGCAAGAGCGGCGCAGCCGGACCGACCGAACGCGAACAGGACGCGCTGACCCCCGACGCCGTCGCGCAGTGGAAACATGACCTCGGTGAGGCCGCCGCCGCCACCCGGGGACCACGGTTCGTCGCACGGATCAACGACAGCTGCGCGCACTGCCCGGTGCGCAGCAGTTGCCCCGCGCAGTCCGCGGGGGAGCGCGCATGA
- a CDS encoding ATP-dependent helicase — MTPRYSPAELASELGLFAPTDEQSAVIAAPPGPVVVIAGAGAGKTETMAARVVWLVANGYATPGQVLGLTFTRKAAGQLLRRVRTRLARLSGAGLVPGAGPGLDTADDPPTVSTYHAFAGTLLREHGLLLPIEPETRLLGETELWQLAHRVVCDHPGPLDIDKTPAAVTDMVLRLAGQLAEHLVDTDELRDTHVELDRLVHTLPAGPYQRDRGPSQWLLRMLTTQTERTQLIPLIDALHRRMQFEKVMDFGTQMAAAAKLAAGFPQVGAELRSRYRVVLLDEYQDTGHAQRVALSALFGGGVDDGLALTAVGDPIQSIYGWRGASATNLPRFATDFPLSDGSPARVLELRTSWRNPPSTLHLANAVSAQARQRSVAVRSLRPRPGAETGTIRLALLKDVAAEREWVADEVARRHHAGRAESGVPPTAAVLLRRNADAAPMAEALTARGVPVEVVGLAGLLGVAEVADVVAMLRLVADPAAGAAATRTVTGPRWRLGGRDIAALWRRAVELDDVGPGPEATAAEIVAQAAPDADAACLADAICDPGAADRYSPEGYRRIVALGRELAWLRAHLGMALPDLVAEVRRVLGVDVEARAGMPVAAGWSGTEQLDAFVDVVADYAGRPGATIGGLLAYFDAATERENGLAPADLAVSTERVQILTVHAAKGLEWQVVAVPHLSGRVFPSTAQARTWLTDPADLPPLLRGDRATTTDHGVPVLDTSDVNDRKSLSDRINDHKRRLEQRRIDEERRLLYVALTRAEDTLLLSGHHWGGTEGKPRGPSEFLEELKDIIDRAEQDGQPCGVVEQWAPAPADGEKNPLRDHLKEVLWPADPAGDRRADVDRGAQLVAEAMAGAQVTVQDVDGWAADVDVLLAERERAAQKPPLTLPAEVSVSTLVKFSDDPDAVLFRLNRRLPVRPDPNASLGTDFHDWVQRYFGAERLFDLDDLPGAVDSDTRRTEAEQLAELQTAFMLSPWAARTPVDVEVPFDMVIGETVVRGRIDAVFADDDGGATVVDWKTGALPDAPAAAQHTAIQLAVYRLGWAQLSGCPVERVRAAFHYVRPNQTVRPTGLPNIEGLASLLQAARESARQEVR, encoded by the coding sequence ATGACACCGCGGTACAGCCCCGCCGAATTGGCTTCGGAGCTAGGCCTTTTCGCGCCCACCGACGAACAATCCGCGGTCATCGCCGCGCCGCCGGGACCGGTCGTCGTGATCGCCGGCGCGGGTGCGGGCAAGACCGAGACCATGGCAGCTCGGGTGGTGTGGCTGGTCGCCAACGGCTACGCGACACCCGGCCAGGTGCTCGGGCTGACCTTCACCCGCAAGGCCGCTGGTCAGTTGCTGCGCCGAGTTCGCACCCGGTTGGCGCGGCTGTCCGGTGCGGGGCTGGTGCCCGGTGCAGGGCCTGGGCTCGACACCGCCGACGACCCGCCGACCGTCAGTACCTATCACGCGTTCGCAGGCACGCTGCTGCGTGAACACGGTCTGCTGCTGCCGATCGAGCCGGAGACGCGGCTACTGGGGGAGACGGAACTGTGGCAGCTAGCCCACCGCGTAGTTTGTGACCATCCCGGCCCACTGGACATCGACAAGACCCCCGCGGCGGTCACCGACATGGTGCTGCGCCTCGCCGGTCAGCTCGCCGAGCATCTGGTCGACACCGATGAGCTCCGCGACACTCACGTCGAGCTCGATCGGCTGGTGCACACGCTGCCCGCCGGGCCGTATCAGCGCGACCGGGGGCCGAGCCAATGGCTGCTGCGGATGCTGACAACCCAGACCGAGCGCACCCAGCTCATCCCGCTGATCGACGCGCTGCACCGGCGAATGCAGTTCGAGAAGGTGATGGACTTCGGGACGCAGATGGCCGCCGCGGCGAAGCTCGCCGCCGGATTTCCTCAGGTCGGCGCCGAGCTGCGGTCGCGGTACCGCGTGGTGCTGCTCGACGAGTACCAGGACACCGGGCACGCGCAGCGGGTGGCGTTGTCGGCGTTGTTCGGTGGCGGTGTGGACGACGGCCTGGCGTTGACCGCGGTCGGCGACCCGATTCAGTCGATCTACGGGTGGCGCGGCGCGTCGGCGACGAACCTGCCCCGTTTCGCCACCGACTTCCCGCTCTCCGACGGCAGCCCTGCGCGCGTCCTCGAGCTCCGCACCAGCTGGCGCAATCCGCCCAGCACATTGCATCTGGCCAACGCGGTGTCCGCGCAAGCGCGGCAGCGCTCCGTCGCGGTGCGGTCGCTGCGGCCACGCCCGGGCGCCGAAACCGGCACCATCCGGCTGGCGTTGCTCAAAGACGTCGCCGCAGAGCGTGAGTGGGTGGCCGACGAGGTGGCGCGTCGTCACCACGCCGGCCGCGCAGAGAGCGGGGTTCCGCCCACGGCGGCGGTGCTGCTACGCCGCAACGCCGATGCGGCACCGATGGCCGAGGCGCTCACCGCACGTGGTGTGCCCGTCGAGGTGGTGGGGTTGGCCGGTTTGCTCGGGGTCGCCGAAGTCGCCGACGTGGTGGCGATGTTGCGTCTGGTGGCCGATCCCGCCGCGGGTGCGGCGGCGACGCGTACGGTAACCGGTCCGCGGTGGCGCCTCGGTGGGCGCGACATCGCGGCGCTGTGGCGGCGGGCCGTCGAACTCGACGACGTCGGGCCCGGTCCGGAGGCGACGGCGGCCGAGATCGTGGCGCAGGCCGCGCCCGACGCCGACGCGGCCTGCTTGGCCGACGCGATCTGTGATCCCGGTGCCGCCGATCGGTACTCGCCGGAGGGGTATCGCCGCATCGTCGCGCTCGGTCGCGAATTGGCCTGGCTGCGCGCCCATCTCGGGATGGCGCTGCCCGACCTCGTCGCGGAGGTGCGTCGGGTGCTCGGTGTCGACGTCGAGGCCCGCGCCGGTATGCCGGTGGCGGCGGGCTGGTCAGGAACCGAGCAACTCGACGCCTTCGTCGACGTCGTCGCCGACTACGCAGGCCGGCCCGGCGCCACGATCGGTGGGCTGCTCGCCTACTTCGATGCGGCGACGGAGCGGGAGAACGGCTTGGCGCCCGCGGATCTCGCCGTCTCCACGGAGCGGGTGCAGATTCTGACGGTGCACGCGGCCAAGGGGCTGGAATGGCAGGTCGTGGCGGTGCCGCATCTGAGCGGACGGGTCTTTCCCTCGACCGCGCAGGCCCGCACGTGGTTGACCGATCCGGCAGACCTGCCTCCGCTGCTGCGCGGTGACCGGGCGACCACCACCGACCATGGCGTACCGGTGCTCGACACGTCGGACGTGAACGACCGAAAGAGTCTGTCTGACAGGATCAACGACCACAAGCGCCGCCTCGAGCAGCGCCGCATCGACGAAGAGCGCCGACTGTTGTACGTCGCGCTCACCCGCGCCGAGGACACGCTGCTGCTCTCCGGGCACCACTGGGGTGGGACGGAGGGCAAGCCGCGGGGCCCGTCGGAGTTCCTGGAGGAGCTCAAGGACATCATCGACCGCGCCGAGCAGGACGGCCAACCGTGTGGAGTGGTCGAGCAGTGGGCGCCGGCACCCGCTGACGGCGAGAAGAACCCGTTGCGCGACCACCTCAAAGAGGTGCTCTGGCCCGCCGACCCGGCCGGCGATCGACGCGCCGACGTCGATCGCGGCGCGCAATTGGTCGCCGAGGCGATGGCCGGCGCGCAGGTGACGGTGCAGGACGTCGACGGCTGGGCGGCCGACGTCGACGTGCTGCTCGCCGAGCGTGAACGAGCAGCGCAGAAGCCACCGCTGACGCTGCCTGCCGAGGTATCGGTGAGCACGCTGGTGAAATTCAGCGACGATCCCGATGCGGTGCTGTTCCGCCTCAACCGACGGTTGCCCGTCCGCCCCGACCCTAATGCGTCGCTGGGGACCGACTTCCATGACTGGGTGCAGCGCTATTTCGGCGCCGAGCGGTTGTTCGACCTCGACGATCTACCCGGAGCGGTCGACAGCGACACCAGACGCACCGAGGCCGAACAACTCGCTGAACTGCAGACGGCGTTCATGTTGTCGCCGTGGGCGGCCCGCACGCCGGTCGACGTCGAGGTGCCGTTCGACATGGTCATCGGCGAGACGGTGGTGCGGGGGCGTATCGACGCGGTGTTCGCCGACGATGACGGCGGCGCCACCGTCGTCGACTGGAAGACCGGAGCCCTCCCGGACGCGCCTGCGGCCGCCCAGCACACCGCGATCCAGCTCGCCGTCTACCGGCTGGGGTGGGCACAGCTCAGCGGGTGCCCGGTGGAGCGGGTGCGGGCGGCGTTCCACTACGTGCGCCCGAACCAGACGGTGCGCCCGACGGGCCTACCGAATATCGAGGGTCTCGCGTCGCTGCTGCAGGCGGCACGGGAATCGGCGCGTCAGGAGGTGCGGTAG
- a CDS encoding DoxX family protein, with protein MTSFSAVLQRNAGSELANRMAAMLAGMGILHFVAPKPFDGIVPAELPGSTRFYTYASGVAELGVAAALAAPQTRKAGALAAIALYVAVFPGNVNMVRLWWDKPCPMRIGAIARLPLQVPMITQALTIYRTS; from the coding sequence ATGACCTCTTTCTCAGCCGTATTGCAGCGCAACGCTGGCTCCGAACTGGCCAACCGAATGGCGGCGATGCTGGCCGGCATGGGCATCCTCCACTTCGTCGCCCCGAAGCCGTTCGACGGCATCGTCCCGGCGGAGTTGCCCGGCAGCACCCGGTTCTACACCTACGCCTCGGGGGTCGCGGAGCTCGGCGTGGCCGCCGCGCTGGCGGCGCCGCAGACCCGTAAGGCGGGGGCACTGGCCGCGATCGCGCTGTACGTCGCGGTTTTCCCCGGCAATGTCAACATGGTGCGGCTGTGGTGGGACAAGCCGTGCCCCATGCGGATCGGAGCGATCGCCCGGTTGCCGCTGCAGGTACCGATGATCACTCAGGCGCTGACGATCTACCGCACCTCCTGA
- a CDS encoding potassium channel family protein — protein sequence MAEGRLRRRLGRINQSLADQPVHSLVDRVTIPRDVPSPWLRIIKRIVIAFGVLCAVVLIVYIDRDGYRDTQTDGLSLLDCFYYATVSLSTTGYGDITPITEGARFVNIVVITPLRVAFLIVLIGTTVETLTTESRQAFRIQQWRNKLRNHTVVIGYGTKGRTAVAAMVGDEVAPADIVVVDENPAALERARNAGLVTVRGSATDSEVLRLASAQHAKAIIVATNRDDTAVLVTLTARELAPNAKIIAAVREAENQHLLQQSGADSTVVTSETAGRLLGIATQTPSVVQMMEDLLTPDAGFAIAEREVDPKEVGGSPRHLHDIVLGVVRNGGLVRVDAPEVDALETGDRLLYIRNADAER from the coding sequence GTGGCTGAAGGACGTCTGCGGCGCCGCCTCGGCCGAATCAACCAGTCGCTTGCCGATCAGCCTGTTCACTCGCTTGTCGACCGGGTCACGATTCCGCGTGACGTGCCCAGTCCCTGGTTGCGGATCATCAAGCGAATCGTGATCGCCTTCGGCGTTTTGTGCGCGGTCGTGCTGATCGTCTACATCGACCGCGACGGGTACCGGGACACCCAAACCGATGGGCTGTCGTTGCTCGACTGCTTCTACTACGCGACCGTCTCGCTGTCCACGACGGGATACGGCGACATCACCCCGATCACCGAGGGTGCCCGATTCGTGAACATCGTCGTGATCACCCCCTTACGGGTGGCGTTCCTGATCGTACTGATCGGCACCACGGTCGAAACCTTGACGACCGAATCCCGTCAGGCGTTCCGAATTCAGCAGTGGAGGAACAAGTTGCGCAACCATACGGTCGTCATCGGATACGGCACCAAAGGCAGAACGGCGGTGGCGGCCATGGTCGGCGACGAGGTGGCACCGGCCGACATCGTCGTGGTCGACGAGAATCCGGCGGCCCTCGAGCGAGCTCGGAACGCTGGTTTGGTGACGGTGCGAGGCAGCGCCACAGATTCCGAGGTCCTCCGGCTGGCAAGCGCACAGCACGCCAAGGCGATCATCGTCGCAACCAACCGCGACGACACCGCGGTCCTGGTCACCCTCACCGCTCGGGAGCTGGCGCCGAATGCGAAGATCATCGCTGCGGTCCGAGAAGCGGAGAACCAACACCTCCTGCAACAATCCGGTGCCGATTCGACGGTAGTCACCTCCGAGACCGCCGGACGCCTGCTGGGCATCGCCACACAGACCCCGAGCGTGGTGCAGATGATGGAGGACCTGCTCACCCCGGACGCGGGCTTCGCGATCGCCGAACGCGAGGTCGACCCGAAGGAAGTGGGTGGTTCGCCGCGGCATCTGCACGACATCGTGCTCGGCGTCGTGCGTAACGGGGGACTCGTGCGCGTCGACGCCCCCGAGGTCGACGCGCTGGAAACGGGCGACCGGCTGCTCTACATCCGCAACGCCGACGCCGAACGATGA
- the nudC gene encoding NAD(+) diphosphatase: MSGFRSLRNTPLLSRVGADRADTLRTDIDAATAGWPDALLLRVDRRNQVLIAGGQAVLGPANTLGDAPPEHAVFLGRLRDGRHVWGVRAALEAPEDGSDAEVLDLRRAGQIFDDTSAQLVATATALLNWHDYAHFSPVDGAPTKPVKAGWSRVNPLNGHEEFPRIDPAVICLVHDGHDRAVLARQTLWPERLFSILAGFVEAGESFESCVVREIAEEVGLAVTDVCYLGSQPWPFPRSLMVGFHAIGDPEQPFAFNDGEIAEAGWFARAEVRAALAEGDWNAAAVGSPSRLLLPGSISIAREIIESWAWSD; encoded by the coding sequence ATGAGCGGCTTCCGGTCGCTGCGCAACACCCCGCTGCTGTCGCGTGTCGGCGCCGACCGCGCCGACACGTTGCGGACCGACATCGATGCGGCCACCGCGGGCTGGCCCGACGCACTGCTGCTGCGGGTGGACCGGCGCAACCAGGTGTTGATCGCCGGGGGACAGGCGGTGTTGGGGCCGGCGAACACGCTGGGCGACGCGCCCCCGGAGCACGCCGTCTTCCTCGGACGGCTGCGCGACGGCCGGCATGTGTGGGGCGTCAGGGCTGCCCTGGAGGCCCCCGAGGACGGCTCCGACGCCGAGGTGCTCGACCTTCGACGGGCCGGCCAGATCTTCGACGACACCAGCGCGCAACTGGTGGCCACCGCCACCGCGCTGCTCAACTGGCACGACTACGCACACTTCAGCCCGGTAGACGGCGCGCCCACCAAACCGGTCAAGGCGGGCTGGTCGCGGGTGAACCCGCTCAATGGACACGAGGAGTTCCCGCGCATCGACCCCGCGGTGATCTGCCTCGTCCACGACGGGCACGACCGCGCGGTGCTCGCCCGCCAGACGCTGTGGCCCGAGCGGTTGTTCTCGATCCTCGCCGGCTTCGTGGAGGCCGGTGAATCGTTCGAATCGTGCGTGGTGCGTGAGATCGCCGAAGAAGTCGGGCTGGCGGTGACCGACGTGTGTTACCTCGGCAGCCAGCCGTGGCCGTTCCCGCGCTCGCTGATGGTCGGGTTCCACGCTATCGGCGATCCCGAGCAGCCGTTCGCGTTCAACGACGGCGAGATCGCCGAAGCCGGGTGGTTCGCCCGCGCCGAGGTGCGCGCCGCGCTGGCAGAGGGAGACTGGAACGCCGCGGCGGTCGGATCGCCGTCGCGGCTGCTCCTGCCCGGATCCATCTCTATCGCCCGCGAGATCATCGAGTCGTGGGCATGGTCCGACTGA